One genomic region from Bos indicus isolate NIAB-ARS_2022 breed Sahiwal x Tharparkar chromosome 17, NIAB-ARS_B.indTharparkar_mat_pri_1.0, whole genome shotgun sequence encodes:
- the CRYBB2 gene encoding beta-crystallin B2 isoform X2 produces the protein MRGPDEASGIIIFEQENFQGHSHELNGPCPNLKETGVEKAGSVLVQAGPWVGYEQANCKGEQFVFEKGEYPRWDSWTSSRRTDSLSSLRPIKVDSQEHKITLYENPNFTGKKMEVIDDDVPSFHAHGYQEKVSSVRVQSGTWVGYQYPGYRGLQYLLEKGDYKDSGDFGAPQPQVQSVRRIRDMQWHQRGAFHPSS, from the exons ATGAGAGGACCAGATGAGGCAAGCGGG ATCATCATCTTTGAGCAGGAGAACTTCCAGGGTCACTCGCATGAGCTCAACGGGCCCTGCCCCAACCTGAAGGAGACTGGCGTGGAGAAGGCGGGCTCCGTCCTGGTGCAGGCTGGACC CTGGGTGGGCTATGAACAGGCCAACTGCAAAGGGGAGCAGTTCGTGTTTGAGAAGGGTGAGTACCCACGCTGGGACTCGTGGACCAGCAGTCGGAGGACGGACTCGCTCAGCTCCCTGAGGCCCATCAAAGTG GACAGCCAGGAGCATAAGATCACCCTGTATGAGAACCCCAACTTCACGGGGAAGAAGATGGAGGTGATAGACGATGACGTGCCCAGCTTCCACGCCCACGGCTACCAGGAGAAGGTGTCTTCCGTGCGTGTGCAGAGCGGCAC GTGGGTTGGCTACCAGTACCCCGGCTACCGCGGGCTGCAgtacctgctggagaagggcgaTTACAAGGACAGCGGTGACTTTGGGGCCCCCCAGCCCCAGGTGCAGTCCGTGCGCCGCATCCGGGACATGCAGTGGCACCAGCGGGGCGCCTTCCACCCCTCCAGCTAG
- the CRYBB2 gene encoding beta-crystallin B2 isoform X1 produces MASDHQTQAGKPQPLNPKIIIFEQENFQGHSHELNGPCPNLKETGVEKAGSVLVQAGPWVGYEQANCKGEQFVFEKGEYPRWDSWTSSRRTDSLSSLRPIKVDSQEHKITLYENPNFTGKKMEVIDDDVPSFHAHGYQEKVSSVRVQSGTWVGYQYPGYRGLQYLLEKGDYKDSGDFGAPQPQVQSVRRIRDMQWHQRGAFHPSS; encoded by the exons ATCATCATCTTTGAGCAGGAGAACTTCCAGGGTCACTCGCATGAGCTCAACGGGCCCTGCCCCAACCTGAAGGAGACTGGCGTGGAGAAGGCGGGCTCCGTCCTGGTGCAGGCTGGACC CTGGGTGGGCTATGAACAGGCCAACTGCAAAGGGGAGCAGTTCGTGTTTGAGAAGGGTGAGTACCCACGCTGGGACTCGTGGACCAGCAGTCGGAGGACGGACTCGCTCAGCTCCCTGAGGCCCATCAAAGTG GACAGCCAGGAGCATAAGATCACCCTGTATGAGAACCCCAACTTCACGGGGAAGAAGATGGAGGTGATAGACGATGACGTGCCCAGCTTCCACGCCCACGGCTACCAGGAGAAGGTGTCTTCCGTGCGTGTGCAGAGCGGCAC GTGGGTTGGCTACCAGTACCCCGGCTACCGCGGGCTGCAgtacctgctggagaagggcgaTTACAAGGACAGCGGTGACTTTGGGGCCCCCCAGCCCCAGGTGCAGTCCGTGCGCCGCATCCGGGACATGCAGTGGCACCAGCGGGGCGCCTTCCACCCCTCCAGCTAG